One segment of Perognathus longimembris pacificus isolate PPM17 chromosome 26, ASM2315922v1, whole genome shotgun sequence DNA contains the following:
- the LOC125342347 gene encoding IQ domain-containing protein F1-like, giving the protein MDKTKQKLEDVNKPTEDEDTKEPPQTEESTGLPPIPEASEEELKYPDKQEEKAPVVKIQAWWRGALVRRTLLHAALRAWIIQSWWRTVLQKLMGKRRRAILRTFSREEWAAVKLQSWARMCHVRRRYCQLLQAVRVIQAYWRCHHACAARGVIRGHYRISASQLQLELEILLGSGPCVVSECIPLPIK; this is encoded by the exons atggacaaaacaaagcaaaaa CTTGAAGATGTTAATAAACCCACTGAAGATGAAGATACAAAGGAGCCTCCTCAGACGGAGGAGTCAACTGGTCTACCTCCCATACCGGAAGCCTCAGAGGAGGAGCTGAAG TATCCAGACAAGCAGGAAGAAAAGGCACCGGTGGTAAAGATCCAGGCTTGGTGGCGGGGAGCCCTGGTGCGCCGGACGCTGCTCCACGCGGCCCTCAGGGCTTGGATTATCCAGAGCTGGTGGCGGACGGTGCTGCAGAAACTGATGGGGAAGAGGCGGCGGGCGATCCTGAGGACGTTCTCCCGGGAGGAGTGGGCCGCGGTCAAGCTGCAGTCCTGGGCCCGCATGTGCCACGTCCGCCGGCGCTATTGCCAGCTGCTGCAGGCCGTCCGTGTCATCCAGGCCTACTGGCGGTGCCACCACGCCTGCGCGGCTCGCGGTGTCATCAGGGGTCACTACCGCATCTCCGCCAGCCAGCTGCAACTGGAGCTGGAGATCCTGCTGGGCTCGGGGCCTTGTGTTGTGTCGGAGTGTATTCCCCTCCCCATAAAGTAG
- the LOC125342348 gene encoding IQ domain-containing protein F5-like, which yields MAGAPPEKNTLTQDSAAVLLQAWWRGTLVRRALLHAALRAWVIQSWWRLILAKTLARRRRTELEVYTRREWATVKLQSLVRMWRVRQRYCRLRNAVRIIQVYWRWHNCHSRGFIQGNYEIKGNRLSIQLQISLGAQACKVQQCIALPIKE from the exons ATGG CCGGAGCCCCCCCGGAGAAGAACACCCTGACGCAAGACTCGGCGGCCGTGCTGCTTCAGGCCTGGTGGCGGGGCACCTTGGTCCGGCGCGCCTTGCTGCACGCAGCCCTCAGAGCGTGGGTCATCCAGTCCTGGTGGCGGCTGATCCTGGCCAAGACGCTGGCCAGGAGGCGGAGGACGGAGCTGGAGGTCTACACGCGGAGGGAATGGGCGACCGTGAAGCTGCAGTCCTTGGTGCGGATGTGGCGGGTGCGCCAGCGGTACTGCCGGCTGCGGAACGCCGTCCGCATCATTCAGGTGTACTGGCGCTGGCATAATTGCCACAGCCGGGGCTTTATTCAAGGCAACTATGAAATCAAAGGCAACCGCTTGAGTATTCAATTGCAGATCTCTCTGGGTGCCCAGGCTTGCAAAGTTCAGCAATGCATAGCCCTTCCAATAAAAGAATAA